Below is a window of Flavobacterium sp. CFS9 DNA.
CAGGATAACTTCTTTTACTGGCCACCATCTCGAAATCTTCAAAATTCTTGATATAAGGCTCTAATATTTTTTTAACATCTGTATAATTTGCTCCTGTCGGAACATACACGTACAATTCTTTCTCCTCGAATTTAGTATTGGCGCTGAAGATTTTACTAATTAAAATAAATCCGTAAACCAATAAAACTGAAATTACGGCAACAGCAGTTAACGTGATGATTTTTTTTATGCTCAAAGTTTTAAATTTAAATGTGTTTATTAATTAACTGAAACATTGCTTCGTCCTGATACTGGTTATGGAGCAAAACCCAGTCCTTCTTAATTCCTATTTTCTCAAAGCCAAATTTAGTAAAAAGAGCTACACTTGCTACATTTCCCATAGCAATATTTGCATACAATTGGTGCAAATTTAAATTATGAAATGCATACTTAATTAAAAGCCCTAATGCCTCAGATCCAACTTTTTGATTTCTGTTTTCGTCTTTTTGAATGACTATCCCAATGCCTGCTCTGTTATTTTTTGGATCAAATTCAAACAAATCAATTAATCCGATCGCCGGAAAGTCCTGATCCTGGCAGATCGCCAGACGTAATTGCTTGGCCTCATAAATATCCTGCTGTGCATTTTCGAGATACTGGCGAATCAGAAACCTGCTGTAGGGTGTTTGCGTGTTACTGACTTCCCAAATGTTCTCATCATTCTCCATCTCATATACAAATTCCAGATCGTCAGGCTCCAGTGCCCGCAGATAAATCGAATCGCCTTTGAGTGTTATCATTTGATTGTAGATTTTTGATTGTATATTGTCAATTGTTCATTTTTGATCTTTCAACTTTTTACATTTGACATGCTACATTTCACTTTAAACTGTAATAGTTCCCTTGAAAACAAATTTAGCTGGTCCGGTTAAAAAAACATTGGTAAAATGGTCATCTGACTTGTCAAAAGAAACCACCAATTTTCCGCCTTCAACATTCAGATCAATTGACGTTTTATCGGTCAAACCAATAGCATTCATTGCAATTGCCACAGCCGTCGCTCCGGTCCCGCAAGCCAAAGTTTCATCTTCAACTCCTCTTTCATAAGTACGCAATGAAAAAGTACTATCGTCTACTTTTTTTACAAAATTAACGTTACTTCCTTTTTCACCATATAATTCCCCATAACGAATTGCGGCTCCATTCTCTTTCACATTATAATGCTCTAAATCCTCTACAAGCTGCACATGATGCGGTGAACCTGTATTTAAAAAAGTATAAGAATCGTATTTTTTTACTTCATCCACATCAATCATCTGTAACGAAATAATAGCATCTTCTCCCACCGAAGCATGATGCAATCCATCTGTTGCTATAAAGGTAGTTTTGTTGTCAATAACACCCAACTGATTGGCAAAAGCTACCAAACAACGGCCGCCATTTCCGCACATCGAACTTTGGTTTCCGTCTGAATTATAATAGACCATTCTGAAGTCAGTTTCAGTATCATTTTCGAGCAAGATAAGTCCGTCAGCACCTATCCCGAAACGTCTGTCGCACAGTCGTTCAATCAATTTAATATTGTCTTTTGGAAAGAACTCCGAACGGTTGTCAATCATAACAAAATCGTTACCGGTACCCTGATATTTATAAAATTCTATTTGCATTTTTTTTACATTAACTGACACAAAAGTACGAACAAATAATTAATGAAATGTTAATCATTGTTAAAGAGCGTTAAACCATTTTCTCAGATAATTTTTTGAAGTATTTTTACGTTAAAATAACCAATAATATAAACTGTAATATGAAAAGATTTTCAACCTTATTTTTAGTTTCACTGCTTAGCGGTGCAACTACCCTTGGTGCTTACAAATTATTATTTGAAAGCAGCAATTCTTTTTTTGGAAGAGGAAATTCTGTTGTTACTCTTGCCCCCAACTCCTTTGGAAGAAACGTAGCATTATCTGCTGAAACGGTTGATTTTACAGCAGCCGCAGACAAAACCATTCACACTGTTGTTCACGTAAAAAATGTCTCTCGAAGAACCGTCAGCAATCCTATGATGGAATTTTTCTACGGTTATGGAGGTCAACAGCAGCAGGAACAAGTTGGAACCGGATCCGGAGTTATTATTTCGGAAGACGGATACATTGTAACCAACAATCACGTGATTAAAGATGCTACAGAAATCGAAATTACTTTAAACAATAAAAAATCATACAAAGCGAAATTAATCGGTACTGATTCTAAAATGGACATCGCTTTACTGAAAATTAATGCTGATGAAAAATTGCCTT
It encodes the following:
- the dapF gene encoding diaminopimelate epimerase, which codes for MQIEFYKYQGTGNDFVMIDNRSEFFPKDNIKLIERLCDRRFGIGADGLILLENDTETDFRMVYYNSDGNQSSMCGNGGRCLVAFANQLGVIDNKTTFIATDGLHHASVGEDAIISLQMIDVDEVKKYDSYTFLNTGSPHHVQLVEDLEHYNVKENGAAIRYGELYGEKGSNVNFVKKVDDSTFSLRTYERGVEDETLACGTGATAVAIAMNAIGLTDKTSIDLNVEGGKLVVSFDKSDDHFTNVFLTGPAKFVFKGTITV
- a CDS encoding GNAT family N-acetyltransferase — translated: MITLKGDSIYLRALEPDDLEFVYEMENDENIWEVSNTQTPYSRFLIRQYLENAQQDIYEAKQLRLAICQDQDFPAIGLIDLFEFDPKNNRAGIGIVIQKDENRNQKVGSEALGLLIKYAFHNLNLHQLYANIAMGNVASVALFTKFGFEKIGIKKDWVLLHNQYQDEAMFQLINKHI